The genome window CACGATCCCCTCGGCGATCTCCGGAACTTCCGCTTCGAAAAGCTTGGCCAGGACGCCGGGATGGGTGCGCGACAGGACGATCTGGGGCCCTTGGGGGTCATCCGGATGTCGGTGATCAGAGTCTTGACCCGGTCACCCTGGCGATATACCTCGCGCGGCGCCTGCTCCTTGTGGGAAAGCACCGCTTCGGCGCGCCCGAGATCGACAACCAGATCACCCTTTTCAAAACGGCGCACAACGCCGGTCACCAGTTCGCCGATCCGATCCTTGAACTCGTTGAAAATGGTTTCCCGCTCCGCCTCGCGCACCTTCTGAATGATGACCTGCTTGGCGGTCTGGGCCGCGATGCGGGTGAAACCGCTCGCATCAAGCTTCATGCCGAGAGAGTCGCCCACCTCCACGTCGGGGTCGATCTCCCGGGCTTCCTCCATGTCGATTTCCTTGTAGGAATCCTGAACCTCGTCGACCACGGTAACAAACTCGAAGAGCTCAACCTCGCCAACTTCCGGGTTATAGTGGGCCTCAAGATCGCGGGTATTGCGGAACTTCTTGTTCGCAGCAGTAAGCACCGCCTGTTCCAGGGCCTCAACGACGATGTTCCGGTCGATCCCCTTTTCCTTGACGATCTGGTCAATAATGTGCTTGAGGTTGAAGGTCGTTTCCACGTCCAATCTCCTTGAGCTGATCTCTCTAAAATTCGAATTCCAGGTTGGCTTTAGCTATTTTGTCCAGAGGGATGCGGGCCAACTGCCCTTCCCGAAGCGTAAGGGTGACGACTCCGTCGGAGAGGCCGACGAGATCGCCCAGAAACGTCTTGCGCCGGTTCCCCTCTTCATCCGCCAGGAGCTCGAATGTGCGCACCTTGACAAGGCGCCCCGCATAACGCTCGTAGTCCGCCTCTTTCTTGAGGGGACGATTGAGGCCGGGCGAAGAGACCTCCAACATATAGTGCTCGCGAATAACATCCTCGACATCGAGGATTTCAGACAACTCACGACTTACCGCAGCGCAGTCGTCCAGGGTTACCCCCTCCGGCTTGTCAATGAAGAGACGCAGAACCATCTGCCGCCCCTCACGCTTATACTCAGCCTCCACAAGCTCCAACCCTTGAGGGGCGAGCAACTGCTCGGCAACCACTGTTATCCGACTGACAACATCATCCTTCTGCATGAATCGAAAACCTCAAAAAACAAAAAAAGTGAGCTGCTGAGCCCACTTTCTAGTGAACGATTTACTTGAAACAAATGTTTAACATGCGTTGCAAGGAAATGCAAGTAATTATTTTGATGTACCAAATCGATATCAGGGCGTGCAGCCGACCATTGTCAACCGCAAAACATGTACGGGTTGACAATGGCGCGCGGCCTATGGTAATCCAGGAAACCGGAGGAACCACACACAATGACCAACTTCCCTGAATCACTTGCAAATCGTATCATCGAAGGAGACATCCTCGACGGGGACGAAGCCCACAGACTGCTCCTGCTGGAGAGCACCGCTGCCTACGCCCTCTTCCTGGCGGCCAGTCGTGTGCGCGATCATTTCCTCGGCACCGGCGTGGACCTGTGCTCCATTATTAACGCCAAATCGGGCCGCTGCCCGGAAAACTGCTCCTTTTGCGCCCAGTCGTCCCACCACCCCACCAACGCGCCCGTCTACCCTCTCGTCGACGAAGAGCAGATCATCGCCTGCGCCAGGGAAGCGGCAGGGGCCGGCTCCCATTGTTTCGGCATCGTAACCAGCGGCTCGTCCATCTCGCCGGGCGGCGAGCTGGACCGGATTTGCCGCGCGCTGCGGCGCATCCGCCGGGAAACGGCCATAGAACCGTCCTGCTCCCTCGGCGTCATCGACTACGAAACCGCCCTGGCGCTTCGCGAGGCCGGAGCCGTAACCTATCATCACAACCTTGAAACAGCCCGCAGTTTCTTCCCGAACATCTGTACCACCCATGATTACGAAGAGGATGTGGAAACAGTGCGCGTCGCCAAGCGGGCAGGGCTCAAGGTATGCTGCGGCGGCATCTTCGGACTGGGAGAGACCCCGGAACAGCGGGTCGAAATGGCCCTTACCCTGCGCGAACTCGACGTGGATTCAATCCCCCTCAACTTCCTGAACCCCATTGAAGGGACGCCCCTGGCCGGTGCGGACCGGATCACCCCGCTCGAATGCCTCAAGACCATCGCCGTGTACCGCCTCATCCTCCCGGATCGAAAAATCGCCGTTTGCGGCGGCCGTGAGCGCAACCTGCGGGACCTGCAGTCGTGGATGTTTTTCGCCGGTGCCAGCGGCACCATGATCGGCAACTATCTCACCACCACCGGTCGCCCGCCCGAGCAGGACTGGCAGATGCTGACCGACCTGGGGCTCACCGTGAGGCAGTGCAATGGCTGAGAAAGGAATTTTCATCACTGGCACCGACACGGGGGTGGGCAAAACGATCGTAGCGGCGGCCATCGCCCGCCTGCTGCGGGGCCGGGGCGTCAACGTGGGCGTGATGAAGCCGGTCACCAGCGGCTGCATCGAACGCGACGGCACCCTGGTTTCCGAGGATGCAGAATTGCTTG of Geobacter anodireducens contains these proteins:
- a CDS encoding ribosome maturation factor, whose product is MQKDDVVSRITVVAEQLLAPQGLELVEAEYKREGRQMVLRLFIDKPEGVTLDDCAAVSRELSEILDVEDVIREHYMLEVSSPGLNRPLKKEADYERYAGRLVKVRTFELLADEEGNRRKTFLGDLVGLSDGVVTLTLREGQLARIPLDKIAKANLEFEF
- a CDS encoding biotin synthase BioB, translating into MTNFPESLANRIIEGDILDGDEAHRLLLLESTAAYALFLAASRVRDHFLGTGVDLCSIINAKSGRCPENCSFCAQSSHHPTNAPVYPLVDEEQIIACAREAAGAGSHCFGIVTSGSSISPGGELDRICRALRRIRRETAIEPSCSLGVIDYETALALREAGAVTYHHNLETARSFFPNICTTHDYEEDVETVRVAKRAGLKVCCGGIFGLGETPEQRVEMALTLRELDVDSIPLNFLNPIEGTPLAGADRITPLECLKTIAVYRLILPDRKIAVCGGRERNLRDLQSWMFFAGASGTMIGNYLTTTGRPPEQDWQMLTDLGLTVRQCNG